One segment of Capnocytophaga sp. oral taxon 878 DNA contains the following:
- a CDS encoding GNAT family N-acetyltransferase, with translation MFLIKEISTQKELTSFVKFPLSLYKNHPYWVPPLIADEVASFNKDKNPVFDNAQAFFFLAYNAQNQIVGRVAAIINQHDIAQGAKKVRFGWLDMIDDIQVTKALLDKVAEVARLHQLEYIEGPMGFSSMDKVGLLTEGYDHISNMMTWYHYPYYYEHLQQLGFTKEKGFIDMSFLIKSINPEFFKKTAEAIKRRYGVTLIDTPTTKEVLKHVDDMFNLYNDTYSKLASYVPITNRQRDYFKQKYIPFINPEYIRFIEDKNGKLICFAIVMPSFSKALQKAKGSLLPFGWWHLLQAKKHHNTVEFYLIGVAPEYQNKGIPALLFDYYYDVFKRNGVTNCVITPELEENIAIQQLWKSFDPVIFARRATFKKEV, from the coding sequence ATGTTTTTGATTAAAGAAATATCCACTCAAAAGGAACTTACCAGTTTTGTAAAGTTTCCCCTATCATTATACAAAAACCACCCTTATTGGGTGCCACCTCTCATTGCCGATGAGGTAGCTTCATTTAATAAAGATAAAAATCCTGTGTTCGATAACGCACAGGCTTTCTTCTTTTTAGCTTATAACGCCCAAAATCAAATAGTAGGGCGTGTAGCAGCTATTATTAACCAGCACGATATCGCACAAGGCGCTAAAAAAGTACGCTTTGGCTGGCTTGATATGATTGATGATATTCAGGTTACCAAAGCCCTGCTCGATAAGGTTGCCGAGGTAGCTCGCCTACATCAGTTAGAGTATATTGAGGGTCCTATGGGCTTCTCTAGTATGGATAAAGTAGGCTTGCTTACCGAAGGCTATGACCATATCTCTAATATGATGACTTGGTATCACTATCCTTATTACTATGAGCATTTACAACAGTTAGGCTTTACCAAAGAAAAAGGATTTATTGATATGTCTTTTTTAATAAAAAGTATCAACCCCGAGTTCTTTAAAAAAACAGCCGAAGCTATCAAAAGGCGTTATGGAGTAACCCTTATCGATACGCCTACTACTAAGGAAGTACTTAAGCACGTTGATGATATGTTCAATCTCTACAATGATACCTATTCCAAATTAGCGTCCTATGTACCTATAACCAATCGCCAGCGTGATTATTTTAAGCAAAAATACATTCCCTTCATTAATCCCGAATACATACGTTTTATTGAAGATAAAAATGGCAAACTAATATGCTTTGCCATAGTAATGCCTTCTTTCTCTAAAGCCTTACAGAAAGCAAAAGGCTCTCTATTACCTTTTGGATGGTGGCACTTACTACAAGCCAAAAAACACCATAATACAGTAGAGTTTTACCTTATAGGCGTAGCTCCCGAGTATCAAAATAAAGGTATTCCAGCCCTCCTGTTTGATTATTATTATGATGTATTTAAACGCAATGGGGTAACCAATTGTGTTATCACCCCCGAGTTAGAAGAAAACATAGCCATTCAGCAGCTTTGGAAAAGCTTTGATCCCGTTATCTTTGCCCGCCGTGCTACCTTTAAAAAAGAAGTTTAA
- a CDS encoding transporter encodes MNRIYSLIFALLPILVSAQYTEIINSNLPGNSQSAYAVGARVLQFEGGLWYERNNHKQMGTSMNFTGVNYAVRYGFFREQLEVMLNGTFAYDKTFLPNATTTHIGFVNNTIGAKYLLFKPKFLDEQPNIYSWKANNSFRWRNLTPSIAIYAGMNFLPNSRYYYEQIPTLSPKVAAIFQAEPIPRVVVVANLIADRFLKKDSSEYSYIFTLTHNLDNGWFSIFAEQQGIFSDRYNDQITRFGVAYIASHNLQLNADMGFGWNDTPQRYMGLIGVSYRIDKHNSFIKKKLKEKVEPTKISHKKKAKKRKKNVFD; translated from the coding sequence ATGAACAGAATATACTCACTAATCTTCGCACTCTTGCCAATACTCGTTTCGGCACAATATACCGAAATTATCAATTCCAATCTACCAGGCAACTCACAAAGTGCGTATGCTGTAGGGGCTCGTGTCTTGCAGTTTGAGGGCGGACTCTGGTATGAGCGTAATAACCATAAGCAAATGGGTACCTCTATGAATTTTACAGGGGTCAATTACGCTGTGCGCTATGGCTTTTTTAGAGAGCAGCTTGAGGTAATGCTCAATGGTACTTTTGCCTATGACAAAACCTTCCTGCCCAATGCCACCACCACACATATAGGCTTTGTCAATAATACTATCGGGGCAAAATATTTGCTTTTTAAGCCCAAATTCTTAGATGAGCAGCCCAATATCTATAGCTGGAAAGCCAATAACTCTTTCCGTTGGCGTAACCTCACACCCTCTATAGCAATATATGCAGGGATGAATTTCTTGCCCAATAGCCGTTATTATTATGAACAGATACCTACCTTGTCACCTAAGGTAGCCGCTATCTTTCAGGCAGAACCTATCCCACGTGTGGTAGTAGTAGCCAACCTTATTGCCGACCGCTTCCTTAAAAAAGACAGCTCCGAGTATAGTTATATATTCACACTCACCCATAATCTTGACAATGGCTGGTTTAGTATTTTTGCCGAACAGCAAGGCATTTTTAGTGATCGTTATAATGACCAAATTACCCGCTTTGGGGTAGCTTATATAGCCTCACATAACCTACAACTCAATGCCGATATGGGCTTTGGCTGGAATGATACTCCCCAGCGTTATATGGGGCTTATAGGGGTATCTTACCGCATTGATAAGCACAATAGCTTCATTAAAAAGAAACTCAAAGAAAAAGTTGAACCTACTAAAATAAGCCACAAGAAAAAAGCTAAGAAAAGGAAAAAGAATGTTTTTGATTAA
- a CDS encoding ABC transporter permease, with the protein MYLFKTECKNLFLSPKRLFYVLVLPMLLFGFFATLFYKGVPRDLPMAYIDYDNTQLSANLLRMLEATPNIALTTKVSSEQEAQSLIQQQHIIGFIVIPANFQQNIFKGENQSVICYTNNQFMLGAGLIQKDFQVTIGSFSAALLMKKKMQKGTQSQRVYAEAQPIKVADYGLFNPYSNYAYYLLTALLPMMLQMIVMMVTVYVLGVEFRYQRGKQWLKKAGGNPLKALISKLLPYTLLLFFIGWWMNFLLFNLIGTPLHIPMFNVLLITFALVVVYQVIGIAIVSLAPDFRLALTIGSGFTAIAFSFAAYTFPMEGLPKSMQYLAQIFPYAHFMKYYVNRAIKGIPIEMTWQPLLALLLFALLFIVAYPMFVKKIKSGGYEKV; encoded by the coding sequence ATGTATTTATTTAAAACCGAATGCAAGAACCTCTTCCTATCGCCTAAGCGCCTCTTTTACGTCTTAGTGCTACCAATGTTGCTCTTCGGGTTCTTTGCAACTCTATTCTACAAAGGCGTACCTCGTGATTTGCCTATGGCATATATCGATTATGATAACACCCAACTCTCGGCAAACCTCCTGCGTATGCTCGAGGCTACCCCCAATATCGCCCTTACTACTAAAGTAAGCAGCGAACAAGAAGCCCAGAGCCTCATCCAGCAGCAGCACATAATCGGCTTTATAGTCATACCCGCCAATTTCCAACAGAATATTTTTAAAGGCGAAAATCAGTCAGTAATATGCTACACCAATAACCAGTTTATGCTCGGGGCAGGCCTCATTCAAAAAGACTTCCAAGTCACAATAGGCTCTTTCTCAGCAGCATTACTGATGAAAAAGAAAATGCAAAAAGGAACCCAATCCCAGCGCGTATATGCCGAAGCCCAACCCATAAAAGTGGCCGATTATGGGCTCTTTAACCCCTACTCCAATTACGCCTATTACCTACTCACAGCACTCTTGCCAATGATGCTCCAAATGATAGTAATGATGGTAACTGTCTACGTCTTAGGAGTCGAGTTTCGCTACCAACGAGGCAAGCAATGGCTCAAAAAAGCAGGAGGCAACCCCTTAAAAGCCCTTATTAGCAAGCTACTGCCCTACACCCTGCTACTCTTTTTTATAGGCTGGTGGATGAACTTCTTGCTCTTCAACCTCATAGGCACACCCCTTCACATCCCTATGTTTAATGTCTTGCTCATCACCTTTGCCTTAGTGGTGGTGTACCAAGTTATAGGAATCGCAATAGTATCCCTAGCCCCCGATTTTCGCTTAGCTCTTACCATAGGCAGTGGTTTTACAGCCATAGCATTCTCCTTTGCAGCCTACACCTTCCCTATGGAAGGGCTGCCTAAAAGTATGCAGTACTTAGCGCAAATCTTCCCTTATGCCCATTTTATGAAGTATTATGTCAATCGCGCTATTAAAGGCATCCCTATCGAAATGACTTGGCAACCTCTTTTAGCCCTATTGCTCTTTGCCCTATTATTTATAGTCGCCTACCCTATGTTTGTTAAGAAAATTAAATCAGGAGGATATGAAAAAGTTTAG
- a CDS encoding class I SAM-dependent methyltransferase — MKDISQILKADIKIEDGIFCCMNDHFVSGDNQKYMKMYDWMSFFYDFGEKWIGKFKYGNGIDRLRTELMSRLEWKNAISVLYVSIGTGADLRYLPQGIDLKTIDLVGADISMGMLKRCKKQWQKKTNLTLVQCPAEELPFADNMFDIVFHNGGINFFNDKALAMSEMLRVAKPGSKLLIADETADFVETQYKKSVFSKSYFEGKTVDLNAIEQCIPTSVVEKKTELFWNNKFYGITFRKATK; from the coding sequence ATGAAGGATATATCCCAAATATTAAAAGCTGATATAAAAATAGAAGATGGTATTTTTTGCTGTATGAATGACCATTTTGTCAGTGGAGATAATCAAAAATATATGAAAATGTATGATTGGATGTCTTTCTTTTATGATTTTGGAGAAAAATGGATAGGAAAATTCAAGTATGGAAATGGCATTGACCGCCTGCGTACGGAATTGATGAGCCGCTTGGAATGGAAGAATGCTATTTCGGTACTTTATGTTTCCATAGGTACAGGGGCAGACTTGCGTTATCTACCTCAAGGGATTGATCTGAAAACAATAGACCTTGTAGGAGCTGATATTTCTATGGGAATGCTCAAAAGATGTAAGAAACAGTGGCAAAAGAAAACAAACCTTACCCTTGTGCAATGTCCCGCTGAAGAGTTACCTTTTGCTGATAATATGTTTGATATTGTTTTTCACAACGGAGGTATCAATTTTTTCAACGATAAAGCTCTTGCTATGAGCGAAATGCTCCGAGTTGCCAAACCAGGAAGCAAGTTGCTTATCGCCGATGAGACAGCCGACTTTGTGGAGACCCAATACAAGAAAAGCGTCTTTTCTAAATCCTATTTTGAAGGCAAAACGGTTGATTTGAACGCCATAGAACAATGTATCCCAACGTCAGTGGTTGAAAAGAAAACAGAATTGTTCTGGAATAACAAGTTTTATGGAATCACTTTTAGAAAAGCAACTAAATGA
- a CDS encoding cell-division protein gives MKTAKQLIEDELQKTIHQLKEVSLLQEEKQALVSYKKELEQLLFLKKLSDTYHLEPKEIEHIVVLPPPRTDFANFRIVDDAETEEKQWWEELKIENEPLWLCEGDILIKKR, from the coding sequence ATGAAAACAGCAAAACAACTTATAGAAGATGAACTTCAGAAAACAATTCATCAGCTTAAAGAAGTTTCTCTTTTGCAAGAGGAGAAACAAGCACTTGTAAGCTATAAAAAGGAGTTAGAGCAGTTATTGTTTCTCAAAAAACTTTCGGATACTTATCATTTGGAACCTAAAGAGATAGAGCATATTGTTGTATTGCCTCCGCCTCGTACAGATTTTGCTAATTTTCGTATTGTAGATGATGCTGAAACAGAAGAAAAACAATGGTGGGAGGAGTTAAAGATAGAAAATGAACCTCTTTGGCTTTGTGAAGGAGATATTTTGATTAAGAAAAGATAA
- a CDS encoding DUF1697 domain-containing protein has product MKTKDKKPYIALLRGVMPTGKNRIPKMAELQELLSSEFEGVRTYIQSGNIVFLSDKVRSEIAPKVSQLIKEHIGPDLPTVVATRKEVQEMLDMNPFIGENYDIARVFFTLTNSVLTPDLVEKLQKETFDGEELTIVGNKIYLYLPKDASRSKLNNNYVEKRLKIVATTRNFNTLSKLITMVDELTKE; this is encoded by the coding sequence ATGAAAACAAAAGACAAAAAACCTTATATAGCTTTATTGCGAGGAGTAATGCCTACGGGGAAAAACAGAATCCCCAAAATGGCAGAGCTACAAGAATTACTCTCCTCAGAATTTGAAGGGGTACGCACTTATATCCAAAGTGGAAATATAGTGTTCTTATCTGACAAAGTACGTAGTGAAATAGCCCCCAAAGTCTCCCAATTAATAAAAGAACATATAGGTCCTGACCTACCAACTGTTGTAGCAACTCGTAAGGAAGTACAGGAAATGCTTGATATGAATCCTTTTATAGGAGAAAATTATGATATAGCTCGGGTATTTTTTACGCTCACAAATAGTGTTTTAACACCTGATTTAGTAGAAAAGTTACAGAAAGAAACTTTTGATGGAGAAGAATTGACTATTGTAGGTAATAAAATATATCTATATCTTCCTAAGGATGCTTCAAGGTCTAAATTGAATAACAATTATGTGGAAAAGAGACTTAAAATAGTAGCTACAACGCGTAATTTTAATACTTTGAGCAAACTTATTACAATGGTTGATGAACTTACTAAAGAATGA